Genomic DNA from Halococcus hamelinensis 100A6:
ACCGTCTCCGCCGACGCACAGCCGTCCATCCCGCTCGACGCCCCGAGGTTCTCGCCGATGGTTTCGACCATCCCCGACCCGGCGTGGACGAGACAGAGGATCTTGCTGACCCGCTGGGACCGGCTGTCCTGATCGTACCACTGGTCGTGGTGAAGTCGGATCTTCGAGAGTTCGTCGAACGCCAGCGAGGAACGTGAAACCGCGCGGCGTTTCGAGGGTTGCACCAGAATCGATAGGCCTCCCCCGCCCCGAGCGGGATTATAGAATGAATCGTCGCACGTTCGTGCGCACCGGGGCCGCCGTCGGTACGCTCGGGTCGGTCGCGCTCGCCGGTTGCACGCAGTTGTTCACGACGGGCTCTCAGTACGCCCCGCCGATGGTCGAGAACCGACCGAACGCCGTCTACATCCCCTCGCACAAGGAGGGGATGGAGATGGCCGGGATGTCTGGAATGGACAGCACGTCCGGAACGAACAACAGCTCCTCCATGGACGGGATGTCGGGGATGAACGACAGTACCTCGACGAGTGGCATGTCGGGGACGAACAACTCCTCTATGGATAGTATGTCCGGAATGGAGGGACAGCCGGCGACGCTCCGATGCGCGCTGACCTACAGCTACCCCCACCGATTCTGGACCGTCACCGGAAGTGATACCGAGAAGGTCTCGATCGCCTCCGACGACACGCTCCACCTCATGGTGAGCGTCTGGGATGCAGCGAGCGGAGTGTACGTAATGGACACCAGCCCGACGATTACGGTCTCCCAGGACGACGAGGAGGTCACGACGAACACCCCCTGGACGATGGTCTCGCAGAACATGGGCTTTCACGCGGGCGACAACGTCACGCTTCCGGGCGAGGGCACCTACACCGCGAAGGTGGAGGTCCCCGCCGTGACGACCCGACGACTCAGGGGGTTCGATGGACAGTTCACCACGCCACGGACCTTCGAATTCGAGTTCGACTACAGCCAGGAGACACTCGAGAACCTCTCCTTCCAACGCCTCGACGACCGGAAAGGGAATCGGCAGGCGATCAGCCCGATGGAGATGGATATGATGCCCCTGTCCACCGCACCCGCTGCCGGTTCGCTTCCGGGCCGGACGCTCGGCCGAACGAAGACGGCCGACGACATCGTGTTCGTCGCCACCGCGATACCGGACGCCGCCGACTTCGATATCGACGGGAGCACGTATCTCGCCGTCTCGGCGCGAACGCCGTACAACCGATACGTCTTGCCGGCGATGTCGCTGTCCGGGACGCTCACGCGCAACGGACAGCAGGTGTTCGACGGCCCGCTCACGCCGGCGCTCGACCCGGAGCTCGACTATCACTACGGGACGGGGATCGATACCGTGCAGGCGGGCGACGTTCTCGAACTCTCCGTCGAAACCCCGCCGCAGGTCGCTCGACACGAGGGCTACGAGACCGCATTCCTCCAGACGGCCACGACTCGGATCACCATCGAGTAGGAAGCGAGGCCAATGAACTACAAGCCGACCGGTACTGTTCCGATAACGAGTACCAGAACCGAAAGCTAAAACGAAAAAGGCTCCCCGACGAGTGCTACTCCGAGGCGACGAACTGTTTCGCGAGGGGGAGGACCTGCTCCATCGAGCGCGCCGTATCGAACGGGTCGGGTGCCGCTCGACGGAGGCTCAGCGTGTCGAAGTAACTCGCGTGTCGGGCCTCGACCGAGTGGATACTGAGTGCCGACGTGAGCACCTCCGAACTGGAGATGGATGGTGCCGCACCAGCGTACGCCGACACACCGACGTCTTCGAGACGGGCCGCGGTCGCGACGAACTCGGGAACGGTCTCGTACCCGAACTCGTACTCCGCTTCTCGGACAGGGGTGCCACCGAGATCGCTGATAGTTTTCTTGAGTGCCTCAACATGCGCCTTCTCCTGGTCACGGATCTCCTCGAACTGCTGGTAGGTCGAGTACTGAAGCGTCGGTCGATCGAAGTAGTTCGCGACCTCGGACCGTTCGACCTCGCGTTCTGAGAAGGGTCCGCCGCTCGATGCCAGTGCGTCGCGGTAGAACGCGTATTCGAGGTGCTCGAGCGAAAGTGCGTAGTTCAGTACGTCGACATCGCTCGGGGACGTATCGTCCGGAAGTTCGACGGCGTCCGAGCCTGCATAGCCGTGCTTCCCGGACTCGTCTCGTTCCCAGTAGAGGGAGGCGCTC
This window encodes:
- a CDS encoding DUF7405 family protein; amino-acid sequence: MQPSKRRAVSRSSLAFDELSKIRLHHDQWYDQDSRSQRVSKILCLVHAGSGMVETIGENLGASSGMDGCASAETVARESDVVGRSRKRMRARENDHPITLRRDFDSTEIGNTCSGEYRF
- a CDS encoding iron transporter — translated: MNRRTFVRTGAAVGTLGSVALAGCTQLFTTGSQYAPPMVENRPNAVYIPSHKEGMEMAGMSGMDSTSGTNNSSSMDGMSGMNDSTSTSGMSGTNNSSMDSMSGMEGQPATLRCALTYSYPHRFWTVTGSDTEKVSIASDDTLHLMVSVWDAASGVYVMDTSPTITVSQDDEEVTTNTPWTMVSQNMGFHAGDNVTLPGEGTYTAKVEVPAVTTRRLRGFDGQFTTPRTFEFEFDYSQETLENLSFQRLDDRKGNRQAISPMEMDMMPLSTAPAAGSLPGRTLGRTKTADDIVFVATAIPDAADFDIDGSTYLAVSARTPYNRYVLPAMSLSGTLTRNGQQVFDGPLTPALDPELDYHYGTGIDTVQAGDVLELSVETPPQVARHEGYETAFLQTATTRITIE
- a CDS encoding ferritin-like domain-containing protein, with product MRFDPTERAVRYRFGTTDLLANGGGVRPVEDGAVEDVDGDGADDLVLTFPTDGAGLTGDETSASLYWERDESGKHGYAGSDAVELPDDTSPSDVDVLNYALSLEHLEYAFYRDALASSGGPFSEREVERSEVANYFDRPTLQYSTYQQFEEIRDQEKAHVEALKKTISDLGGTPVREAEYEFGYETVPEFVATAARLEDVGVSAYAGAAPSISSSEVLTSALSIHSVEARHASYFDTLSLRRAAPDPFDTARSMEQVLPLAKQFVASE